The nucleotide sequence AGAAGGAAATATCATGCTTTCTAAAATAGAATCAACTTAACTTGTACTTGAGGAGTTTATTCTAAGTGTGGACAGGCACAAACTCTAAGTATCTTATATAAATCAAAGTGCTTGCTGATCTTAATGAGAAGCTTATTAGAGAACATGgtattttagaataattattaaatatatatttgtacattgggtgcctgggtggctcagtgggttaagctgctgccttcggctcggatcatgatctcagggtcctgggatcgagtcccccatcgggctctctgctcagcagggagcctgcttctctctctctctctgcctgcctctccatctacttgtcatttctctctgtcaaataaataaataaaatcttaaaaaatatatatatatatatatttgtacatcaaggtataaataaatttttattactaaataaagAGCCTCAGGCCACTACTGACCTTGCTATATAAACAAATATCATACATGAAGCACTcagctttaaaacaaaatgaggtataaatttttattactaaataaagAGCCTCAGGCCACTACTGACCTTACTATATAAACAAATATCATATATGAAGCACTcagctttaaaacaaaatgaatttatttattttgaagatttatctacccgtttgagagagagaaaataagacgAGAGAGATCAAGCATGATCGGGGGTAGGGGGGTCAcaggaagaggtagaagcagactcccccgctgagcagggggcccaagtcctgctgagcaggagcccaaaacaaaaatgattttaaagtggcgcctgggtggctcagtggttgagcatctgcctttggctagcgtcatgatcccagagtcctgggatcgagccccacatcgggctccctgctcagtggagagcctgtttcttctccctctccctctgtggagCCTGTGCTGCATAAGCAGCaacccctgcttatgctctctctgtgccaaataaataaataaaatcatttaaaacaaaacaaaaacgattTTAAAGCTGCATCTGCTTCGTTACCAAACTGATAAAGAATCATATGACAGATTTCCCATCACATGGAGAAAAGGGCATTCTCATGCTGGTGGTATACAAATTGTCACACACTTCACGAGCCCTAAAACATATTCCCGTGAAATGTTAAGACTATCTTAAGGATTTTATAAAGATGGTTAATGTAATACTGCttttaatggcaaaaaaattGGAACCACCTAACATCCAAAGCAGGAGCATCATAAATCATTCAGGGAATGTATGAGGGGTGCTATGCTGTGCGTAATGTCTATAATAACATACTATTTCATGTAGAAAATGTGTATAACATTAAGTGCAGGAAAAAGCAGATTACAAAATCAATTCTGCTCCCCCCACTATACCTGTATGTTCAAGTGTAGCTAAGATTACCgctagcataatattttcaaatataaaaaaattttaaaaacaccccACAggctctccctttcctttctcttgttagCTTACTTATTACACGAATCACACTAACCAATTAATTCAGTTTTGGATTTAACATTTATGGATGACTTGGCAAATTCTACAGAGTTCCTGCCATTTAATTCcatcttattttaaaagctgGATAATATGAAATCACTCTGAAACATTTCACAGGTAGAGATCATAAGGAATTCAGGATAAAAGATGTTTCAAGGGTGGCCTGGTTGGCTTAGCtggtaagcaactgcctttggctcagctcctGATCCTGGAGCTTCccgggtttgagtcccacattgggctcccagctctgcatggaatctgcttctccttctgaccctcttccttctctcatgctctctctctctcaagtaaataaataaataaataaaaccttaaaaaaaaaaaaaaaaaaggctgtttcAATATGAGCAGGAATTATTGGttctttctgaaaaaagaaataggggcgcctgggtagctcagtgggttaaggcccccTCTGccttttggatcaggtcatgatccaggattctggaatcgagccctgcattgagctctctgctcagcggggagcctggctacccttctctctctgcctgcctctctgcctgctctgtggtctctctctctgtgtcaagtaaataaaattaaattaaattaaattaaaaaagaaataatcttagtATAATGAAAAAAGACAATTGCATTTTTCACATAGAACAGTATCCAAATCTATGGAATACAATCCTCTCAGTTTCTAAAAAGAACTAGGAACTATCTTCAAGAAGCTTTCATAAAGCTTCTAAAGGTAGGACTCCCAATCTTATTTATCTAGAACTAACCCAACACCTGCCCGGCCCGGTCCTATGCATTCAGTAAGTATTCAAGACATGATCTAAACTACTTAATGCTCCACAGTGACCCATTTTTCCAAATTAAGAGACTATGTTCAAATGGATAAACTTACCCTTATTCAAAGGCACACTATTCCTAGCGATTCTCATTCATCACTGCCTGATTTTGTGACTCACTATTCCATGAGCCAGAGCTGGGCAGCCCAAGAAGCCACATGCCCTCCAGGGCAGGGCACGAGACGGTTGTCTTCTTACACCCAGGACAGCTGCTAGTACAGACTTGTACAGAGTCAAGGGGCAAAAATACATGCCTGTCAACACCACAGACCTTCTCATTTGTACTCTATCAATTTCGGGTTTCCTTCcagataaattatttctttaggagCAACAGTCTTGTTTTTATAGATGTAAAACTATATATTAATAACTaagttcaaaaaattttaatgaaattctcTGCAAAAAATTAGGGTCGAGTAAAGGAAACAGAGTATAGGCAGATCAGTAAATTACAGTGAACATGACTGGGTATAACAAAGTTTTAAGCAGTCAAAGCCCTAAATTATTTGGCTATTATGGTTCATAATCAGTTTCTGAATGGTGTATGGGCCCGTTCTCATGGTCTCATACttgaccagtggttctcagcgTGAGATTCTGTTGTCCCTCCGACAACTCCTCCCCCAGGTGATGTCTGAAGACTCTCTCAGTTGTCAGCTGGGGAGGTAGAGGTCACAGATGCTGCTAAATAACCCATAATGCAAAGTACATCCGCTCAAAGAATTAAACAGCTCAAAATGTCCACAGTGCCAAGGCTGAGAAATCCTATACTAGATGATTAACAGAAGGTGAGACCATCCCCGGTTCTCAAGTTTAAATTAGCATCaagagtgagaggaggaaaagGCTGGATGTCCCAGGCCCCAGACAAAGCAGATCTCCCCAGCAGACTACTGTCCTCTGCTGACTGAAGAGAAGTGTGTGCATCTGGAAGCTGCGACGGAGGCAGGGAGGGTTTCAAGCTGACAGGCACCTCGTCCTCAGGCAATGCGCACATGTCTCAAGTAGCAGCGTACGGGGCTGCAACGGGTAACCAACCACTGGCTTTGCTGGATCCGCAGTCAGATCTTCTGATAATTTAAAACTGTTACTATGTAGTTAGGGAGTTCTGTATCTAGAGTAACAAGGATTGCAGGGAGGAAAACCCCAACAAAGATGTTAAAGAGCAACTATATGATTGCTTCCCCTGGCTCCCGCCCTGCCCACTCTCTTACTTGGGAGACCATTCATTAGGCAGTGGCACCCTGGAAACCACAGGGCATGCTGTAAgtgaagaaggaaatattttggtAGTGTTAATTTcttagtaataataacaaaagggaaagaacaaacatgttttaaaaatatcaggaaCAACAGAGAGGAAGAGTGAAACACACTTGTGAAGCTACGTCGACATGAGAATATTATCTCCTGTGACGAGAAGCTTCGATGCACtggaggaatgagagagagacctCCAGTGAGAGAATACGGCGCCACACCCTGGAAGGTCTTGAGAGGACACTTTAACCCTGGAAAGGGAGGCCACTACCAGGGGGACTTCACTCTGCTCCTGAACCTCTAATAAAATGCAGGGATCCAGTAATAGAAAAGCAAGTAGAAATGCTGCATTTGATATAGCAACAGAATCAAGAAATGATTATCGGTAAGGAAAGCATTGCATGTCACGTTCTTAGCTCCTCAAGGACTTGGTTGAGCCTGAAGTCCAAAAGATTTTcataaactggaaataaaaaccaccttttcttatttctcactCTGTACTTGGGAGTTCTAGGTGAGAATTAACTATAGAACTGCGCCATCTTTCCCAGTCTTAACTAAAATGTGGCTTCCTGTAGGGTAGGTAGACAGGGAACATGGAAgagcaattaaaacaaaaatttccgGGGTGCCTGAgggactcagtcattaagtggctgcctttggctcaggtcatgatgccaaggtcctaatcccaggtcctgggatcgagccgcacatcgggctcctttgctcagcggggagtctgcttctgcctttccttctgcctgctgctccccctgcttgtgctctccctcttcctctgtcaaataaataaataaataaatctaaaaaaaatttcctaacatCTCTACAAAGAAATCCATCAACAACACAGTGAGATGTAATGCCTCCCAGAAAATGCTTGGTTAATGCATGAttactttaagaaagaaaactaagtctATCAGGTTAGCCAAAGACAAAAGTCATAGAAAgtgtaaaatacaataaaatggaaTTCAAGAAGTGACCTACTTGAAAAAGGCCAcagggggtgccggggtggctcagtcagctgagcgtgggacttcttttttttcttaaagattttatttatttatttgacagagagagagtgtaagtaggcagaatggcaggcagagtgaaaaggagcagcagactcccggctgagcagggggcccaatgaggggctcaatcccaggaccctaggatcatgacctgagccgaaggcagccactcatccgactgagccacccagatgcccctgagtgTGGGACttctgattctggctcaggtcataatctcagggtccggagacagagccccaccttgggctcatGCCTagcgtggagcctgcctgagctcctctccttttccctctgcccctacccccttctctctaaataaataaataaataaatattaaaagcccACAAAAACCACCTGTATAAGAGATCAAAGAGAAGTATTTCAACATTACAGATTTGTTCTGGGTTAAAAAATGACGGTAATATAATAACTGCATGTGTGGGATTGCTATAATTATTCTAGAAAAGTTCTTGGTGTGCACGGTTTcattaaagataataaaacagattaaaaaaccataatttttttatattataaataatacatgtgCCCAAAGAAAAAGTGATACATATAACAAGGGATTCTTCTGGTTGACTCTGTAAGCCCACCTCAccagcaacatggatgaaagtTTCAgtgctttgttttcctcatctaaaaaatcAGGAGTGGGCCCAAATCTCTAAGGAATTGTTGACTGTGAAATTTGATTTTAGAACTCTCATTTTACCAGGTCTTCAGAAACTTAACATTGCTTCTgttaaacatttctaaataaaaaaagacattcattttccttttaatctccCCAATATCCCGAAAGTTTCCATGAAACACCGTGGCAGTTGCAGGCATGGGTAGGAAAGTATAAGACATAAACAAAAATTTTGGTCAATGTCCATGTTAACACAGCTTTGTATCTAAGACAGGGAACAGATATGGgcaaattcattaattaaaatcCTACTAACTATTTTTCAGGTTaaactataatttattaaaacaggGCAACTCCCTTGATGAGAATTATTCTGGATACTAATCAACCAGAAGGTGTGCCCTTGCTTggaatttaattttgctttattaaCAGTTCATGCCTAAGGAAGTTTGCTGAGTATATTAGTTCTTGGCAGGTTGTTAGCCAAGAGGTCTGCTCAGATGATAATGTTAACAACTAggtagaaagaggaaaagatatgTGAGTTTTACAATTTTGAAAACTAACTGCAAGACCTCTgtaaagacatttttattctaCCACACatacaaaaggaaaacacttaatttttcctaaaaatagtaTCTCCTAACTATTTTCTATTATAAAGATGTCCCCAATGATGTGCCACTAAAAAAATTCTGTACCACTGGGCCCACCATCCTAGACTCATATAACCAGTAACACTTCTTCTTTGGcagttttaaatatacaaatcttTCTAGAGGGTACAGTCCCTCAGACCCAGCCAGGTGATCCCATGTCGTCTCAGCTGCTGAGTCACTGAGACTCCCTCCTCAAGGCCAAAGCAACCGTTAGTTCCCTAGAATAATAAGCACTTCAAGAATTGCACCCATGCCTCTCTCCTGCCCTTAGAGAGGTTTTGATCTGTTCCACAGGAGTCTTTTATTCTCTTCCAATTACCAGCACTTAAGAATATCTAAATCTTCCTTCATTTAAAATTCAACTGTGTAGGAAGTCATAAAAGGGTTTCAGCACAGATGACCTCAAATTTGCTAAACTGAAGCCACTCATTAGCAGAAAACGACTCAAAAAAGTCCTCCTAGAAATTCTAAGATACAATTAAGACAAATGTCTTATTCAAAAATAAGATTAACTATTTaaagagctaaaataaaaaaaccaaggTGCAGTCAGAATCTAGTAGTCCaacattttccatttcagcaCCCAATTACCTTTCCCGAGGAACGGCAAACCAGTACTCTGGCTGCTTTCTTCGTTTGCCATACTGCTGGACCATGGCTGCGCTCTGAGTGGCAAAGGATTTTCTCATTGGCTTTCCTACTTTAATGCACAGAAACATGGGTGGGGTcttgcttttctcctcttttgaaGGAAGCATATCTGAATCAcacatgggaaaaaataaaaccttcctcAATATTGACAATACTGGTGAAAGTAAAACCTTTCAACTAGTAAAGAACAGTTCCCAATCCCCTCTTAGtgacaaaaaatcaaaatatatgacAGAAACATCATCATATTAGAACTAATCACATTTTCCAGACCTTCTTTAGCACAAAAAGGACAAGGATTGCAGTTTCGGTTGGTTCTGCATCACGTAAGATGCAACATGCTGGGAATAAGCATAAAAACCCATACAATGTGGCACTTCACAAGGATACCTCTCAAGGAATGACACTGAGGACCCACTTACACCATAAGGCAATCTGGCTTAGCActggattatcttttttttttttttttaaagattttatttatttatttaacagagagagagagagagagagagacaacgatcacaagcaggcagagaggcaggcagaggcagagagagaagcaggctcagcacagagcagagagctcgatgcggggctcgatcccaggaccctgagatcatgacccgagccaaaggcagtggcccaacccactgagccacccaggtgccccagcactgaATTATTGTAAAAACCACTTCAAAACCCTTTAGATTTAAAAGTTCAAGGTGAAAAGGAAAGttccttgaaattaaaaaacaaactacttTTGACCTAGAAATCTAGGTCACAGTTCAAGTTCTATATAGATACTATATAATGCTAAGTTTTTTTCCCAATTAATGTTATCAGTAAAGATACGGTCTACTGAGAGAACACTGTTCTCAAACAATTGTCCTAATTTCGCTTGTATTCACAAGTTTCAGAAAGCCAATTGTACAGCAGGATATAAAGACACTAAAGAGAAGTGGCTTACCTTCAATGGGTACCTGAATTCTCTTTAAGAGCCAGAGCTGAATTTCAGACTTATTATCCATTTGTGCGCCTTGACAGCTGTTGTCCAGAGTAGATTCTGAAGAGGTGTCTAAAGACcctttattcacattttcttctgtaGAAGACGCCAGTTGCAATGGGAGGGACACTCTGTCTTTCACCCAGGTTTTATCTGGCTCCTTACTGCCCTCAGTTGGGGGACCACCCACCTGGGGAAGAGAACTACTAAGGGTGATATCTATTCCCACTGGCTCAGTCTTTTTGGCATCACTTAATTCTGCCTTCTCCAAGTTTTCAGTTAACTGTGACCCTTCTTTGTTCTTATTAAGGTAATACTCAATGAGTTTAACTTTATCAAGATCTTCATGTATGTTCAGTGTGTTTTCCACCTGGCTTTCTGGGGAACCAGACTGCTTGTCCACCTCTGGCATTATATCTTGCTTCTCACAGGTTTCTAAATCTAGGGTCTCCTTCAGTTCAGCATCATTATCTGCTCCTGAAAAGTTCAGGGCTGACTGCACCTGCATTTCTGTAGTAGAACCGATGATGTGGGACTTAGCTTTCCTTATCTCTCTTGGGTCAAGAGAAAGGCACTCCTTTGAAGTGTCTCTTTTGTCCATTCCACTATCAGGTTGAGAAGAAAGTTCTTCCAAGTCAACAAAGTCATCATCTTCCCCTAAAAGGGAATTTTCTTTGGCTATAGATTCAAATGCAGCACGAGTGTCAGAAGGCTCCTTGCTGACCTTAGTCACTGTGGTAGATCCACTGGTTGCCTCTGTAGAAGATTCCAGAATCTTTAACTTTCCTGACAGAGAGCTATCTGAGGGCTTCATGTATGTGTGTTCTGTTGACTTCTCCAAAGGTCTTACTGATTTGGAATCCGAAGAGATGCTTCTCTCCCCATTCTGCTGCCGTTTTTCCTTGTTGAGAGACTTGAACTTACTGAAGGGGTTGATGTCTTTTTCTGAAGCCAGGTCTTCCCATTCTCCAGGCCTGTACAGAGGACAAAGATCCTGAGGTAGGTCACTGTCGGGGGAAAAATGGTGGGTGCACATggaatgttaaaaacaaaaccaaaaacaaaatggaggaaaggcaaaaattaaaacaaccaaaaactaaaacataaatataCCACAACTTAAATTTATGTTGAAATGATTTCAgaataaggaaatgaaatcaagaaattgacttcaaaaatgaaacaaataaatcacATGAAGTGGTAAAACAAAGAACCATGAGAGCTGCATATCCTACTAGAAGGACATGAATGATTTTTGAAGTCATTTATGAACATGGAGATATCACCTACCAGATTTTAAATGATGAAACAATGTTTCTGATATTCACGAAGGAAAGGACCAAGGAGATGTTTTAGTACTATGACCTAAATTCTTTAAGTATTCAAAGCTGCTCCTTTTTATAAAATAGGATATAAACCAACTACATTAATTCTGAATGGCTCATTGACTGAGTAGCTACTCATTTAACTATTTTAACAATTACTAGTCCTGAACCCTAACTTTGAGTTTCAGCACTTGGACCTGATGTTTCCAATAACAGATTCCTTCTACTCCTGAGGGAGATGCAAGAATCTTTGTCCTCTGTATAGTGACTATACAGCACTTGCTCCATTTTACACATTAaagtttatagaaaagaaaatcaagtaagCTCTTACAATACTTAggttaaaattcttaatttcttgacTCTTAACAATACCATTTTACTTTATGATAATGGGCACCAGTTTATCAGCTGAAACATACTGTCCCTTAACAACAGATGCTTTTCTACCCAGATCTGAATGACACAAGAATATTGATTAGACATGTTTTCCAAAGTTTAAAACAAATGCTCGGGAAATATAATCTTTGAGCCGTGACTGGCACAATTTTGCATAACCTGTATTTGTACTTACCTTAGTACTGATTTGGGGTTTAAACACAGATATAtaaagactcttttttaaaagaacatttttagatttcagaaataattttgtttcctaaaaaggCTAGATCACGTTCAGATACTACTTTATTACTCTGGCTGTCCAACAACTAGGGCAAGAAAGCCACAAAGTACCAGGAAGTCCTCAAGTTGTAAGACTATCCCCCCagacttattttataaatcacaTGCATGGAACATCCATGCTTTTTCCAATAGCAAATTAAAGCCTACATAATAGCTAGGCTCTGACAGATGCTTGAAAACCTTCTTTAGTTCATAATTCATTTCAATTCAATAAGCATTTGTCGAGCCCCTACATGCCATATGCTAAACGATGATTCCGACAgtgtctctgctctgcaggaaccTGCATGCCCAAGAATGTGCTACCCAACTCTAGCATCCGGAGACACGGAAGATGCTCCAATTCCAGAGCCAAAAAACTAGTGTCATGTGTCCTAATTTCCATTTTAGGACCCCACACTTAATGTGGCATAGAAACTCAGCTCTTCACACACTTGGTTAATACCAACCTTTCTTCCATGAACATCCAAGACCCCATctcatctctcccttctctgcccagtTGGCTCCCATGAACAGTTGGGACTGCACTCTGCTCAGCCTCCTATATTACCCTGtccacccctcccttcctcctcatctACCTAGTCCAAGTGGGGATTAATTTACCTGTTTTTTACGCTACCGCTGCCAAGCACTGTTGGGGCAAAGTACACAGTGGAGTCAACTGGCATGACTGTTAATGTTTTCTAGACTCAGCCAGACACCCAAGGGTGATCAGTAATCCCTCCAGTTGTTCCCTTCCTATTATATGTCTGTGGCAGCTGGACTTATGAAATAGCCCACACACAAAATACGAAGAGTGAAGGGGAGGATGAggagattttacacacacacacacacacttaaaatgaTTTGCATATTGCAGTCAGatcatttgtactttttttttttaaataaagattttatttatttatttgacagacagaaatcagaagtaggcagagaagcaggcaggggtgggggtgagggtggggaagcactccctgctgagcagagagcctgatgtggggcttgatcccaggaccctgggatcatgacctgagccgaaggcagtggctttaacccactgtgacacccaggcgcccagatcaTTTGTACTTCTTGTTTTACCAGACAACTTCTAGCAATAATGAAATCTGaacctatttttaacttttaaagaattgTTGGAGTGCTGAAGTCACTACTAATTTTATATCACACCGATCCCACCGCACATTCTATTTTGCCCATTGGTGCACAAACTGTTCTCTAGACTGAAAAGTCTACTTCACACACTTACATCCAAGGCAGGAATCTACACCATTCGGAAATAAACTGAACACGGTACGAGCCAAttcttcactcttctctctccctccagctaCAGCATTAACCCTGTGCCCCCAGGTCGTTAAACCCTGTCTCACAATGAGGGAAATCTTTCTGTAAAGACGtaccttccttttttattattaaaaggaaTCCTTAACGTGCTGAACCAAGGATGTGCCAGagttatgcctccattagaagcCACCAAAAATACTCTCCTGCCTGGCCATCCACTTCTAAACTGAACTACAGTTTTCTTCATTCACATCTTTCCTCTTGCCGCAGAGAACCTAATGCTCATTCCTTAGTCCCGGAACCAATCCCTCATGTCCTCTTCTCTGCTGACTGAGAGTCCAAGGCAGCTGGCCGCTCCCTCACAGAGGTCCGCATGGGACACTGGGTGCCCTTCTGTGCACACGACACAATTATCACTTCTCCCCAGCTGTCTCTTGTGCCCAGCAGACTGCAGGCTCCTCCAGGACAGAGGCCAGGAGCCACTCCTCTTCATATCCTTGCCGCCCAAGAGCCATGCACTTAAGATGAAGGAGAAGCCTCAACTGCACGGACAATGAGAATCCCAGAACAATGATCACAGTTTCCGAGATGAACGAAAGGTTCACATGATAACAGCTTATACTTGGTAGGTGTCACGCTATTTTCTAAGAGTCTGGGCATATCAATACATTTAGTTCTTAAAATAGCCCTATAAGCTGAAGAATACTATTCATTCCATTTAACAGATTAGAAAAACGAGGCTTGGGACTGAGAAACGTGGGCAGGTCATGGAGCcatgagtggcagagccagggccacccagtctgtggctcCAGACTTAGTCTTCAGGCAGAACTGCCTGGCCTGCCACTCCGCCTCCTATGCTCTCACTTGGACACTTCAGGCAGAATTTAGAAGCTACTTCAGTGCTTGTGCTCTGTGCTAGCTTCAGTGGCCTGGAGTCGGGTaagggccggggcgggggggtcaGGCGCCAAGGACTGTGAGAGTCCAGGGATTCCTGCTGGTATAAACCCCTAAGGACTTTGTGTCTGGGTTAGTTCTCTAACtaccttcccttcttttcctaagTCCCAGGGGCTAGTTTACCCCGCACAATTAGGACCCACTGCTTTCCCTCAACCTTCCTATCACTGAgggtttctaaagatttttacttCTAGCGGacacagagatagaaatgctAACAAAGTGGCAGTAAGAGTCCAACCATCCGTCTAAATCAATTCCCTGAGTTTTCTTAacgctctttctcttttctcgtggggagcttccttctctctctctctctctctctctctctccttttttaatcaaaaaaggcaaaataatcaAGCCTAAGGTTAATATTCACCTACTTTTCAGAGACAAACAGACCACTATTCCTCCCTCTTCACACCGCGGAGGGTAGT is from Mustela erminea isolate mMusErm1 chromosome 4, mMusErm1.Pri, whole genome shotgun sequence and encodes:
- the NCOA7 gene encoding nuclear receptor coactivator 7 isoform X5 is translated as MHPIKKKPVHVEGLRGKNAHLVYVKDADLARKALKPIERVLSSTSEEDEPGVVKFLKMNCRYFTDGKGVVGGVMIVTPNNIMFDPHKSDPLVIENGCEEYGLICPMEEVVSIALYNDISHMKIKDALPSDLPQDLCPLYRPGEWEDLASEKDINPFSKFKSLNKEKRQQNGERSISSDSKSVRPLEKSTEHTYMKPSDSSLSGKLKILESSTEATSGSTTVTKVSKEPSDTRAAFESIAKENSLLGEDDDFVDLEELSSQPDSGMDKRDTSKECLSLDPREIRKAKSHIIGSTTEMQVQSALNFSGADNDAELKETLDLETCEKQDIMPEVDKQSGSPESQVENTLNIHEDLDKVKLIEYYLNKNKEGSQLTENLEKAELSDAKKTEPVGIDITLSSSLPQVGGPPTEGSKEPDKTWVKDRVSLPLQLASSTEENVNKGSLDTSSESTLDNSCQGAQMDNKSEIQLWLLKRIQVPIEDMLPSKEEKSKTPPMFLCIKVGKPMRKSFATQSAAMVQQYGKRRKQPEYWFAVPRERVDHLYTFFVQWSPDVYGKDAKEQGFVVVEKEELNMIDNFFSEPTTKSWEIITVEEAKRRKSTCGYYEDDEEAALPVLQPHSALLENMHIEQLARRLPARVQGYPWRLAYSTLEHGTSLKTLYRKSASLDSPVLLVIKDMDNQIFGAYATHPFKFSDHYYGTGETFLYTFSPNFKVFKWSGENSYFINGDISSLELGGGGGRFGLWLDADLYHGRSNSCSTFNNDILSKKEDFIVQDLEVWTFE